A window of the Dictyostelium discoideum AX4 chromosome 4 chromosome, whole genome shotgun sequence genome harbors these coding sequences:
- a CDS encoding hssA/2C/7E family protein, with the protein MTIFDSIALISKSSKSGLTSGNTTSKLNGITVGGNNVSSVNCGGCGGYTNNEPSLYGGNCGCN; encoded by the exons ATGACAATCTTTG attcaattgctttaatttcaaaatcatcaaaaagTGGTCTCACTTCTGGTAATACTACCTCAAAATTAAATGGTATAACtgttggtggtaataatgtaTCCAGTGTTAATTGTGGTGGATGTGGAGGTTATACTAACAATGAACCTTCATTGTATGGAGGTAATTGTGGATGTAACTaa